From one Bacteroides intestinalis DSM 17393 genomic stretch:
- a CDS encoding M16 family metallopeptidase yields MNKLFRQIGLMLILLVAISLGSCTSKYSYETVPNDPLKARIYTLDNGLKVYMTVNKETPRIQTYIAVRVGGKNDPAETTGLAHYFEHLMFKGTTNFGTQNYEIEKPLLDQIEAQFEIYRKTTDSLERKAIYAKIDSISYEASKYAIPNEYDKLMAAIGANGTNAYTSFDVTCYTEDIPSNQIDNWAKIQAERFENCVIRGFHTELETVYEEKNMSLTRDPRKVYEAVLSSLFPHHPYGTQTVLGTQEDLKNPSITNIKEYYKKWYVPNNMAICLSGDFDPDQMIATIDKYFGGLKPNPDLPKLDLPKETPITAPVVREILGPDAESVALAWRFPGAADKDVETLQVVSQILYNGQAGLIDLDLTQQQKTLSAYCYPMTMSDYSAFMMQGRPKQGQTLDEVKDLLLGELKKLREGDFDEKMLEANINNFKLYQMQQLENNDARADMFVESFVNGSDWADEVTALDRMSKLTKDDIVAFANKYLKDDNYAVIYKKQGKDPNEKKMSKPEITPIVMNRDTVSTFLKEIQASVVTPIEPVFLDYSKDLTQLKAKSDIPVLYKQNTTNDIFQLIYLFDMGNNNDKALGTAAQYLEYLGTADMTPEEVKSEFYRLACSFFVSPGTKRTYVVLSGLSENMPAAMALFEKLMANAKVNPEAYTNMANDILKSRKDAKLNQMQNFSRLVTYATYGPKSPSTNILTEAELTSMDPQQLVDRIKQLNSFKHRILYYGPNNQDELLAIINKEHQAPETLNEIPEGNNFEPLLTPETKIFIAPYEAKQIYMSQVSNKGEKFDPAAESGRQLYNEYFGGGMNSIVFQEMRESRGLAYSAWAGMLRPSYLTDPYTLRTQIATQNDKMIDAINTFNDIINNMPESEAAFKLAKDGMIARMRTDRTIKMDVIWDYISAQYLGQNVDSRIKLYNDVQNMTLQDVIDYQNKWIKGRTYTYCILGDKKELDMESLKKVGPVIELKQEDIFGY; encoded by the coding sequence ATGAACAAACTATTCCGACAAATTGGTTTAATGCTTATCCTACTGGTAGCGATAAGTTTAGGAAGTTGTACTTCAAAGTACAGTTATGAAACAGTTCCTAATGATCCGCTGAAAGCGCGTATCTACACTCTGGATAATGGTCTGAAAGTTTACATGACCGTCAACAAGGAAACACCGCGCATACAGACGTACATTGCCGTACGTGTAGGTGGAAAGAACGACCCTGCAGAAACAACCGGGTTAGCTCACTACTTTGAGCACCTGATGTTCAAAGGTACCACAAACTTCGGTACCCAAAACTACGAGATTGAGAAACCTTTGCTCGACCAGATCGAAGCACAGTTTGAAATCTATCGTAAGACTACCGACAGTCTTGAGCGTAAAGCTATTTATGCAAAAATAGACAGTATCTCTTACGAAGCTTCCAAGTATGCCATTCCTAACGAATACGACAAGCTGATGGCTGCCATCGGTGCCAACGGAACGAATGCCTATACCAGCTTCGACGTAACTTGCTATACAGAAGATATCCCCAGCAACCAGATTGACAACTGGGCCAAAATCCAGGCAGAACGTTTTGAAAATTGCGTAATCCGTGGTTTCCATACTGAGCTGGAAACAGTTTATGAGGAAAAGAACATGTCACTGACCCGCGACCCGCGTAAGGTATACGAGGCTGTACTTTCTTCTCTTTTCCCACACCATCCTTACGGCACACAGACCGTACTTGGTACACAAGAAGACCTGAAGAATCCTTCTATCACCAATATCAAGGAATATTATAAGAAATGGTATGTGCCCAACAACATGGCTATCTGTCTTTCAGGTGATTTCGATCCCGATCAGATGATTGCAACCATTGATAAGTATTTCGGTGGTTTGAAACCGAATCCTGATCTGCCGAAACTGGATTTACCGAAGGAAACTCCAATTACAGCACCTGTTGTACGTGAAATTTTAGGTCCGGATGCTGAAAGCGTTGCCTTGGCATGGCGTTTTCCCGGAGCAGCAGACAAAGACGTAGAAACCTTACAAGTGGTTTCCCAAATACTTTATAACGGACAGGCCGGTTTGATAGACCTGGATCTGACACAACAGCAAAAGACCCTGAGCGCTTATTGTTATCCGATGACTATGAGCGACTACAGTGCATTCATGATGCAGGGACGCCCCAAACAAGGGCAGACATTGGACGAAGTCAAAGACCTCTTATTGGGCGAATTGAAGAAACTCCGCGAGGGTGACTTTGACGAAAAGATGCTGGAAGCCAACATCAACAACTTCAAGCTGTATCAGATGCAACAGTTAGAAAACAATGATGCACGTGCAGATATGTTCGTTGAATCATTCGTAAACGGTAGCGACTGGGCGGATGAAGTGACTGCTCTCGACCGCATGTCTAAACTGACAAAAGATGACATCGTAGCTTTTGCCAACAAATACTTGAAAGATGATAACTATGCCGTTATCTACAAGAAGCAAGGCAAAGACCCGAATGAGAAGAAGATGTCGAAGCCTGAAATCACTCCTATCGTGATGAACCGCGATACAGTCAGCACTTTCCTGAAAGAAATTCAGGCAAGCGTAGTGACTCCTATTGAACCGGTATTCCTGGATTATTCCAAAGACCTCACCCAGTTGAAGGCTAAATCGGATATTCCTGTACTCTACAAACAAAATACAACGAATGACATCTTCCAGTTGATTTACCTTTTTGACATGGGTAACAACAATGACAAGGCATTGGGTACTGCTGCTCAATATCTGGAATACCTCGGCACAGCCGACATGACTCCGGAAGAAGTAAAAAGCGAATTCTACCGCCTTGCTTGTTCATTCTTCGTATCTCCGGGTACAAAACGTACTTATGTAGTGCTCTCCGGCCTCAGCGAGAACATGCCTGCTGCCATGGCTCTCTTCGAAAAACTGATGGCAAATGCCAAAGTTAATCCGGAAGCTTACACCAATATGGCCAATGATATCCTGAAATCACGCAAGGATGCCAAGCTGAATCAGATGCAAAATTTCTCACGCCTGGTGACTTATGCCACTTATGGTCCGAAGTCTCCGTCAACCAACATATTGACCGAAGCTGAACTGACTTCTATGGATCCACAACAACTTGTAGACCGTATCAAGCAGTTGAACAGCTTCAAACACCGTATTCTTTATTATGGCCCCAATAATCAGGATGAATTACTTGCCATCATCAATAAAGAACATCAGGCTCCGGAAACATTGAACGAAATTCCGGAAGGAAATAACTTCGAACCGTTGCTCACACCGGAAACGAAGATTTTCATTGCTCCGTATGAAGCTAAGCAAATTTATATGTCACAAGTCTCCAATAAGGGAGAGAAATTTGATCCTGCTGCAGAATCAGGCCGTCAATTGTATAACGAATACTTTGGTGGTGGTATGAATTCTATCGTATTCCAGGAAATGCGCGAAAGCCGCGGTCTGGCTTACTCGGCATGGGCCGGTATGCTGAGACCGTCTTACCTGACTGATCCCTACACTCTCCGTACGCAGATTGCTACGCAGAACGATAAGATGATAGATGCAATCAATACATTCAATGATATCATCAACAACATGCCTGAATCAGAAGCTGCTTTCAAACTTGCTAAAGATGGTATGATTGCCCGCATGCGTACTGACCGTACCATCAAGATGGATGTCATCTGGGATTACATCAGTGCTCAATACTTGGGACAGAATGTGGATAGCCGCATCAAACTGTACAATGATGTGCAGAACATGACGTTGCAGGATGTTATCGACTACCAGAACAAGTGGATCAAGGGACGTACATATACTTATTGTATTCTTGGTGACAAGAAAGAATTGGATATGGAAAGTCTGAAGAAGGTAGGCCCGGTGATTGAACTGAAACAGGAAGATATCTTCGGATACTAA
- a CDS encoding glycoside hydrolase family 28 protein: MKRLSIFIVGIMVAVVAMSRTFDMKQLGADAKGIKSCTELINRTIEKAASEGGGTIYFPVGTYLTATIHMKSNITLYLESGAVLRFSDKFEDYLPFVTLRWEGTVMKSLSPLIYAHSADNVTISGRGTLDGNGLKWWLWEFDTRKVIKENGGKLPTLDKLQQMWVDANKDLEISDYYKPSLERRMFRPPFIQFYECTNILIENVKIINSPFWTINPAFCDNVTIHGVTINNPSSNPKGPNTDGINPSSCRNVRISDCFISVGDDCITIKSGRDADGRKYGKACENITITNCIMLSGHGGVVIGSEMSGGVKRVAISNCVFDGTNAGIRLKASRGRGGVVEDIRVDNIVMKNIQGDAFIFDLFYDRLSKVEPVSERTPIFRNIHLSNVTGNDIKRIGYIKGIEEMPVSELSFSNMNIVAEQGFKAETATDIRFNNVSFTVGEGPSFDFRQCNGIFLNDVRSKKPITNQPVVNIEKDVENVNIIHCDSTQIMRK, translated from the coding sequence ATGAAACGTTTATCTATTTTTATTGTGGGAATAATGGTGGCTGTGGTAGCCATGTCCCGCACATTCGACATGAAACAGTTGGGAGCAGATGCCAAAGGTATCAAGTCCTGTACGGAACTGATCAACCGAACCATTGAAAAAGCAGCTTCGGAAGGTGGCGGAACTATTTATTTTCCTGTCGGAACTTATCTGACTGCTACCATTCACATGAAAAGTAACATAACGTTGTACTTGGAATCGGGTGCAGTTTTGCGTTTCTCCGACAAGTTTGAGGATTATCTGCCCTTCGTCACCTTACGTTGGGAAGGTACTGTGATGAAAAGTTTATCACCACTGATTTATGCACACTCAGCAGATAATGTAACCATTTCCGGACGCGGTACACTGGATGGAAACGGATTAAAGTGGTGGCTATGGGAATTCGATACCCGGAAAGTGATAAAAGAAAACGGCGGCAAACTCCCTACCTTGGATAAATTGCAGCAGATGTGGGTGGACGCTAATAAAGATCTGGAAATATCCGACTATTATAAACCCTCATTGGAACGCCGTATGTTCCGCCCGCCTTTTATCCAGTTCTACGAATGTACCAACATCCTTATCGAGAATGTGAAGATCATAAACTCTCCTTTCTGGACTATCAATCCGGCATTTTGTGATAACGTTACAATACACGGGGTTACTATCAATAATCCGTCAAGCAATCCCAAAGGTCCCAATACGGATGGCATCAATCCGAGTTCCTGCCGGAATGTACGCATCTCCGATTGCTTTATCAGCGTTGGGGACGATTGTATCACCATCAAATCCGGACGTGATGCTGATGGACGTAAATATGGAAAAGCCTGTGAGAACATTACAATCACCAACTGCATCATGCTTTCCGGGCATGGTGGAGTAGTCATCGGTAGTGAAATGTCAGGTGGAGTAAAAAGAGTGGCAATATCCAATTGTGTATTCGACGGGACTAATGCCGGTATCCGGTTAAAAGCATCCCGTGGGCGCGGTGGTGTAGTAGAAGATATCCGGGTAGATAATATTGTAATGAAGAATATCCAGGGAGATGCCTTTATCTTCGACTTATTTTATGACCGTTTATCGAAAGTGGAGCCTGTAAGTGAACGTACACCTATCTTCCGCAATATTCATTTGAGTAATGTCACAGGAAATGATATAAAACGAATAGGATATATAAAAGGAATTGAAGAGATGCCTGTATCAGAACTCTCCTTTTCCAATATGAATATAGTAGCCGAACAAGGATTTAAAGCGGAAACAGCAACAGATATACGATTTAACAATGTCAGCTTTACAGTGGGCGAAGGACCATCATTCGACTTCAGACAATGCAATGGCATATTCCTGAATGATGTACGTTCAAAGAAGCCGATTACCAATCAGCCGGTAGTAAATATAGAGAAGGATGTGGAGAATGTGAATATCATTCATTGTGACTCCACACAGATCATGAGAAAATAA